Proteins encoded in a region of the Triticum dicoccoides isolate Atlit2015 ecotype Zavitan chromosome 3A, WEW_v2.0, whole genome shotgun sequence genome:
- the LOC119273263 gene encoding uncharacterized protein LOC119273263 yields the protein MGLVICALQLVIVAVSKKHDDIADFFYMISVLFNVVGASCKRKDMIREKHREEVIKAIGSGQISTGTGLNQEQTLQRAGDTRWGSHYRTLSSLVKLFPSVMSILKYFDDRFNEVNSALLGHMASFTPKDSFAAFNLDSLVKLAEFYPDDFDSRKLDDLGPELRTYIDNVRVDERFANLDGIADLAKLMVETNKHITFPLVYHLLKLVLILPVATASVERCFSAMNVAADLVLGLGDVDDGSGIGGE from the exons ATGGGGCTAGTAATATGCGCG CTCCAGTTGGTTATTGTGGCAGTATCAAAGAAGCATGATGATATTGCAGATTTTTTTTACATGATCTCAGTTTTATTCAATGTGGTTGGAGCTTCTTGCAAAAGAAAGGATATGATTAGAGAGAAACATCGAGAGGAGGTAATAAAAGCCATAGGTAGTGGGCAGATTAGCACTGGCACAGGGCTAAATCAAGAACAAACTCTTCAAAGAGCTGGGGACACACGTTGGGGCTCACACTACCGGACTCTTTCAAGTCTAGTGAAATTGTTCCCATCAGTTATGTCTATTCTGAAATAT TTTGATGACCGCTTCAATGAGGTAAATTCTGCATTGCTTGGACACATGGCTTCTTTCACCCCCAAAGACTCCTTTGCTGCTTTTAACTTGGATAGCTTAGTGAAGCTAGCTGAGTTTTATCCGGATGACTTTGATTCAAGAAAATTGGATGATCTTGGTCCTGAACTTCGCACTTACATTGACAATGTGCGAGTAGATGAAAGGTTCGCCAATTTGGATGGAATTGCTGATCTTGCTAAACTAATGGTGGAAACAAATAAGCATATTACGTTTCCTTTGGTTTATCATCTTTTAAAGCTAGTATTGATATTGCCAGTTGCCACTGCATCAGTGGAGAGATGCTTTTCAGCTATGAATGTT GCGGCGGATCTGGTGCTCGGCCTCGGTGATGTTGACGATGGCTCCGGGATTGGAGGAGAATGA